One Brassica napus cultivar Da-Ae chromosome A5, Da-Ae, whole genome shotgun sequence DNA window includes the following coding sequences:
- the LOC125609184 gene encoding eukaryotic translation initiation factor 3 subunit M-like: MTTIVPTSEEDPFLAVVQFTSQLAWADAGPEAAEPEISRLCREAEESIVAGKWLELASLMVTSAELVSSKMSEKDLECTYTIICSLVKNANSPEDVLEMVNAISSKVVQQPNDKASLRLKILFNLYNLLDHPYARFQVYMKSLTLAVEGKVTEYVVPSFKKIDNFLKEWNVDSKDQRELFLAIAKVLRENKSLVKESLNFLTKYLATFSNDDAQVLGEAKEEAVRAVIEFVKASSIFQCDLLDLPAVAQLEKDTKYAPVYQLLKIFLTQRLNAYSEFKAANSECLQSYGLVDEDCVTKMRLLSLVDLASDESGKIPYTSIKDTLQVKEEEVELWIVKAITAKLIDCKMDQMNQVVIVSRCSEREFGSKQWQSLRTKLATWRDNIGNVISTIESNKVTEEGSQSSSSTAAIQGLSVR; this comes from the exons ATGACGACGATTGTTCCCACTTCCGAAGAAGATCCTTTTCTCGCCGTCGTCCAGTTTACTTCCCAGCTCGCCTGGGCTGATGCTGGTCCCGAG GCTGCGGAGCCAGAGATTAGCAGGCTATGTAGAGAGGCTGAGGAGTCGATAGTAGCAGGAAAGTGGTTGGAGTTGGCTTCGTTGATGGTTACTTCAGCTGAATTGGTTTCTTCCAAAATGTCTGAGAAAG ATCTTGAGTGTACCTACACCATCATTTGCAGCCTTGTTAAGAACGCGAATAGCCCTGAAGATGTCCTTGAAATGGTGAACGCTATCTCTTCTAAGGTTGTTCAACAGCCGAATGACAAAGCTTCTCTTCGTTTGAAGAT CCTCTTCAATCTTTATAACCTTCTGGACCACCCGTATGCTCGTTTCCAAGTGTACATGAAGTCTCTTACGCTGGCTGTTGAAGGGAAGGTTACTGAGTACGTTGTTCCTTCGTTTAAGAAGATCGATAACTTCTTGAAAGAGTGGAACGTTGACAGTAAAGATCAGAGGGAACTCTTCCTTGCCATTGCTAAAGTTCTGAGAGAGAACAAAAG CTTGGTGAAAGAATCCCTTAACTTCCTGACGAAGTATCTAGCGACTTTCTCCAATGATGATGCTCAAGTCCTGGGTGAAGCTAAGGAGGAGGCTGTACGTGCAGTTATTGAATTTGTCAAGGCCTCCAGCATCTTCCAG TGTGATTTATTGGACTTGCCGGCCGTAGCACAATTAGAGAAGGATACTAAGTATGCCCCGGTTTACCAGCTACTAAAGATCTTTCTTACCCAGAGGCTGAATGCTTACAGTGAATTCAAAGCTGCAAATTCAGAATGTCTGCAAAGCTATG GACTTGTCGATGAAGATTGTGTAACGAAGATGAGATTGTTGTCACTAGTGGACTTAGCGTCAGATGAGTCTGGCAAAATACCTTACACCTCAATTAAAGACACTCTACAG GTAAAGGAAGAGGAGGTTGAACTATGGATTGTGAAGGCAATAACTGCAAAACTGATCGATTGTAAGATGGATCAGATGAACCAAGTTGTTATTGTCAG CCGCTGTTCCGAGCGTGAATTCGGATCAAAGCAATGGCAGTCACTTCGAACTAAGCTCGCAACTTGGCGG GATAACATTGGAAACGTCATAAGTACAATTGAATCGAACAAGGTAACCGAGGAAGGCTCTCAGTCATCATCATCTACTGCAGCAATTCAAGGCCTTAGTGTTCGTTGA
- the LOC125575337 gene encoding uncharacterized protein C9orf85 homolog, producing MGSRQGPPKHQNKFAWVPNAGVKINETEVGGRFRPLSEITGVCHRCREQIAWKRKYGKYKKLTEPAKCQKCLKRNVRQAYHKLCTGCAKEQKVCAKCYSSSEQIMGRDIYEVEAEQKLLDETIKNARERDRRTLLRAMNKDSNPKKSDEEATRSDSSKVGDVFPSTSLEEYANKSGRVSGIVGHGHVVDDEEDDDDVASEPELDEDHSGDDDDELQK from the exons ATGGGCTCACGACAGGGACCACCGAAGCATCAGAACAAATTCGCATGGGTACCCAACGCCGGCGTGAAGATCAACGAAACC gAAGTGGGCGGGAGGTTCCGACCGCTGTCGGAGATAACCGGAGTTTGCCATCGCTGTCGGGAGCAGATCGCTTGGAAGCGAAAATACGGCAAATACAAAAAGCTAACCGAACCCGCCAAATG TCAGAAGTGTTTAAAGCGTAATGTTCGTCAAGCATATCACAAGTTATGCACTG GTTGTGCCAAAGAGCAGAAAGTGTGTGCAAAGTGTTACTCTTCTTCTGAGCAAATCATGGGAAG GGatatatatgaagtagaagctGAACAGAAGCTGCTCGATGAG ACTATCAAGAATGCTAGGGAAAGAGATCGAAGGACACTTTTGCGTGCT ATGAACAAAGATAGCAACCCAAAGAAGTCAGATGAAGAAGCAACGAGGAGCGATAGCAGCAAGGTTGGTGATGTGTTTCCATCAACATCCCTTGAAGAATAtgcaaacaagtctggaagagTTAGCGGGATTGTTGGTCATGGCCATGTCGTTgacgatgaagaagatgatgatgatgttgctAGTGAACCTGAACTAGATGAGGACCAcagtggtgatgatgatgacgaacTGCAAAAGTAA
- the LOC106382872 gene encoding COBRA-like protein 1, whose protein sequence is MGFLCSSTSSSIVFKLGVSLVFLVSFSSYTPADAYDPLDPSGNITIKWDIITWTGDGYVATVTMYNFQQYRHIQAPGWTLGWSWAKREVIWGMNGGQTTEQGDCSKFKGTIPHCCKKTPSVVDLLPGTPYNQQVANCCRGGVINSWAQDPATAVSSFQLTVGQAGTTNKTVRVPKNFTLKAPGPGYTCGPGKIVKPSRFVGTDKRRVTQAMMTWNVTCTYSQFLAQRTPTCCVSLSSFYNSTIVPCPTCSCGCRNTSQPGNCVDSKGPRIASVVVPNTGKSLYVPPLVQCTNHMCPVRIHWHVKVNYKAYWRVKVTITNFNYNMNYSQWNLVVQHPNFDNLTQTFSFNYKPLIPYASINDTGILWGVKFYNDLLMQAGPYGNVQSELLFQKEASAFTLEKGWAFPRRIYFNGDNCVMPPPDSYPWLPNTASYKLIGSLFARIAGSISLLLTAFLHGIL, encoded by the exons atggggttcttgtgttcttctacttcttcttcaATCGTCTTCAAGCTCGGAGTTTCTTTAGTCTTTCTAGTTTCTTTCTCTAGTTACACTCCTGCAG ATGCTTATGATCCTTTGGACCCAAGTGGGAACATCACTATCAAATGGGACATCATTACCTGGACCGGAGATGGCTATGTG GCGACTGTAACCATGTATAACTTCCAGCAATACCGACACATTCAAGCTCCAGGCTGGACTCTAGGATGGTCATGGGCAAAGAGAGAGGTTATATGGGGAATGAACGGAGGACAAACAACAGAACAAGGAGACTGCTCAAAATTCAAAGGAACCATTCCTCATTGCTGCAAGAAAACACCTTCCGTTGTTGATCTCTTGCCCGGAACTCCTTACAATCAGCAGGTTGCCAACTGCTGCAGAGGCGGTGTGATAAACTCCTGGGCTCAAGATCCAGCAACCGCTGTTTCCTCTTTCCAGCTGACCGTTGGACAAGCCGGAACCACTAATAAGACGGTCAGGGTGCCGAAGAACTTCACTCTAAAGGCTCCTGGACCTGGCTACACTTGTGGCCCTGGGAAGATTGTCAAACCTAGTAGATTCGTTGGTACTGACAAGCGTAGAGTCACACAAGCAATGA TGACTTGGAATGTAACTTGCACATACTCGCAGTTCTTAGCTCAGAGGACACCTACTTGCTGTGTCTCTCTTTCATCGTTCTATAACAGCACAATAGTTCCTTGTCCTACATGCTCTTGTGGATGCCGAAACACTTCTCAGCCAGGGAACTGTGTAGA CTCAAAAGGTCCAAGGATAGCATCTGTTGTGGTTCCAAATACAGGGAAGAGCTTGTATGTACCGCCTCTGGTCCAATGTACAAACCATATGTGTCCAGTGAGAATCCACTGGCATGTCAAGGTTAACTACAAAGCGTACTGGAGAGTTAAAGTCACCATCACAAATTTCAACTACAACATGAACTATTCTCAGTGGAACCTGGTCGTGCAGCATCCGAATTTCGATAACCTCACTCAGACTTTCAGCTTCAACTACAAGCCCTTGATTCCTTATGCTTCCATAA ATGATACTGGGATACTGTGGGGAGTGAAGTTCTACAATGATCTGTTGATGCAAGCTGGACCATATGGGAATGTACAATCTGAGTTACTTTTCCAGAAAGAAGCATCAGCTTTCACACTTGAGAAAGGTTGGGCGTTCCCtagaagaatctatttcaaTGGAGATAACTGTGTGATGCCACCTCCTGATTCTTACCCTTGGCTCCCCAATACCGCCTCATACAAGCTTATCGGTTCTCTGTTTGCAAGAATAGCAGGATCAATCTCCTTGTTACTGACTGCCTTCTTACATGGCATCTTGTAA
- the LOC106380167 gene encoding 60S ribosomal protein L39-2 produces the protein MPSHKTFIIKKKLGKKMRQNRPIPGWIRLRTDNKIRYNAKRRHWRRTKLGF, from the exons ATG CCGTCGCACAAGACGTTCATAATCAAGAAGAAGCTTGGGAAGAAGATGAGGCAAAACAGGCCTATCCCTGGCTGGATCCGTCTCCGTACCGATAACAAGATCAG GTACAACGCTAAGCGTAGGCATTGGCGCCGTACCAAGCTCGGGTTCTAG